The Pseudomonas sp. IAC-BECa141 genome contains the following window.
GACGCCTTGACGTCCGGCGAGGTGTTCAGCGGCGGCAGTACCAGAATGGATTTCGGCCGCGCTTGCTTGTACGCCGAGTAGTCCACGGTTTTAGGTGCAACGCAGCCACCCAGAACGGTCAGCGCCAGGCCTGCGGCCAGCCCTTTCAAGGCACGCGAGATCATTGCGCATCTCCGGTCTTGGCGTTTTTAAGCAGAAAGTCCATGTACGTGCCGGACTCGGGGAACAGGGTCTTCTCGGTGCGCAATTGCTGCACCATCTGATCGTCCTTGCCCATGCTCAGGTACAGCAGACCAAGGTGTGCGTGGTAACCCGGCGGTACCGGCTTGCCACTGGCGCGGATCTTTTGCAGATCGGCTTCCAGCGCTTCGGCCTGGGCCTCTTTCGGCGTTTCGCTTTTGAAGTATTCGTAGACTTGTGGCTGGTAGCCTTCCCACTGGTACAGGGTTTGCGGGCTGCTGCAACCAGCCAGCAGCGCGCCGGCAGCCAGGGCCATCAGCGACCGGGACAGGGACAGATTCATGGTGTGTTGCTCCTTGCGATGGGCGTCTATCAGTTGCCCGGTTTCCAGGCGCCGGCGTTCATGCCATCGACCAGGCGATTGATCGCCTCGCGCATGGCCAGATCGAGGACTTTGCCGTTGAGGGTGGAGTCGTAGGCAGCGGTGCCGCCGAAGCCGATGATTTCGCGGTTGGACAAGGCGTATTCGCCGGCGCCCTGGGTCGAATACACCACTTCGGAGGTGCTGATGTTGACGATGTTCAGGTTGACCTTGGCGTAGGCAACCTGGGTCTTGCCACGGCCGAGAATGCCGAACAGTTGATGATCGCCGGTCTCTTTGCGGCCGAACTCGGTGACGTCACCGGTCACGACGTAATCGGCGCCTTTCAGACGCTGGGCCTGGCCCTTGATCGCCGCCTCCTGCTGGATTTCGCCCATGTTGTCGCGGTCGAGCACGGAGAAACGGTTGGTCTGCTGCAAGTGGGTGATCAGGATGGTCTTGGCCTGGCCGCCGAGACGGTCGACGCCGTCGGAGAAGATTCCGCGCATGTAGCTCGAACGGTTGTCGAACTTGCCCACGGCCATCGGGATCCGCACGCCGGACCAGGCCTGAGCGGCGCTTTCCACCTTGGCCACCGGCAGTGCGCGGGAGCTTTCGGTGGCGCAACCGGCGAGCGAGCCGGCCAGAGTGCCGAGGACGGCAATCGCAATGCCCGAGACCAACATCCGGGAGATCATTCTCACTTTGCATTCCTTCTGAAAATCGATGTGTCCCGGCACGGCGAAGTCGTGGGGGATCGGGAAAGGGGCGGCATTATGCCAAAGTGCCATCAGCGAGGACAGGTTTTTTTGACGTCAGCAAATTGGCTTTTGAAGCGATCAGCTGCCGTCAGCTACCGATCGTTCCCACGTCGAGGCGTCGAACCGTCCGCGTGGGAATGCATACCGTGACGCTCTGCGTCACAGTGGACGCGGAGCGTCCATGGCGGCATTCCCACGCAGGGCATGGGAACGATCACTACGGCGTGTCAGTGGAAATCGCGGCTTTGCACCCGAATCCCGTTGAGCAACGGACTGAGATCGCTCAAGCGTCCGGCGATCAGATGCCGCACCTCGCCTTCCCGTTCCCAGCGGCCATCGACCTTGAGCAATTGCGAGCCCACCAGCACCTGACGCTGGCGCTCGGCCAGATCGCGCCAGACCACCACGTTGACGTTGCCGAACTCGTCCTCCAGGGTCACGAACGTCACGCCACTGGCGGTGCCCGGCCTCTGGCGACCGGTCACCAGCCCCGCCACGCTGACCGGCCGGCCATGCTCGACCTCCAGCAACTCCCGGGAGCTGCGGCAGCGCCGCGCCCGCAACTCGTCGCGCAACAACGTCAACGGGTGCGGCCCCAGCGTGGTGCCGAGGGTGGCGTAATCGGTGAACAGGTCTTCGCTGACACTCGGCGTCGGCAGCAGCACATCCGGCTCCTCCTGACTCGGCAACCCGGCAAACAGTCCAAGCTGTTTCTGCACCCCGGCCACTTCCCATCGTGCCCGATGGCGATGACCGGCCAGGCCGCGCAGCGCGCCGGCATCCGCCAGTAGCGCCTGAGCGCGACTGTCGAGCCCGGCGCGCTCGCCCAGATCGGCGACATCGGCAAACGCGCCCCTCGCCCGAGCGCTTTCAATGTTCCGCGCATCCTCTTCGCGAAAGCCCTTGATCATGCGCAACCCCATGCGAATCGCCGGTTGCTCGCCGGCAATCGGCTCCAGACTGCAATCCCAGTCACTGGCGCGCACGTCCACCGGGCGGATCTGCAAATGATGCCGGCGCGCGTCCTGAAGAATCTGATCCGGGCTGTAGAAACCCATCGGCCAGCTGTTGATCAGCGCACAGGCGAACGCCGCCGGTTCGTGGCACTTGAGCCAGCAGCTGGCATAGGTCAGCAAGGCAAAACTGGCGGCGTGGGACTCGGGAAAGCCGTAACTGCCGAAGCCCTTGATCTGTTCGAAGATCTGCGCGGCGAATTCCGGGCTGTAGCCGTTTTTCTTCATGCCGGCGGCCAGCCGTTCCTTGTGCGGTTCCAGCCCGCCGTGGCGTTTCCACGCCGCCATGGAGCGGCGCAACTGGTCGGCCTCGCCGGGGCTGTAATCGGCGGCGACAATCGCGATCTGCATCACCTGTTCCTGAAACAGCGGCACGCCGAGGGTGCGTTTGAGCACCACTTCCAGCTCCGGTGACGGATAGGTCTCCTCTTCTTCCTTGTTCCGGCGGCGCAGATACGGATGGACCATCCCGCCCTGGATCGGCCCAGGCCGGACAATGGCCACTTCGATCACCAGGTCGTAGAAAGTTTGCGGCCGCAGACGCGGCAGCATCGACATCTGCGCCCGGGACTCGATCTGGAACACGCCGATGGTGTCGGCGCGGCTGATCATGTCGTAGGTCGGGCGGTCGTCAGCCGGGATGGTCGCCAGGCTCAGATCCTTATGACGATGACGGCGCAGCAGATCGAAACAGCGACGAATCGCACTGAGCATGCCAAGGGCGAGGATATCCACCTTGAGCAGCCCGACCGCATCGAGGTCGTCCTTGTCCCACTGAATGATCGTGCGGTCGGCCATGGCGGCGTTTTCCACCGGCACCAGCGTGTCCAGCGGTTGCTCGGAAATCACGAAACCACCGGGGTGCTGCGACAGGTGTCGGGGGAAGCCGATCAGTTGCCCGGTCAGGCTCAGCACCCGGTGCAGCAGCGGACTTTCGGGGTCGAAACCGCCTTCGCGCAAGCGTTCCACGGGCGGTGTT
Protein-coding sequences here:
- a CDS encoding DUF4810 domain-containing protein; the protein is MNLSLSRSLMALAAGALLAGCSSPQTLYQWEGYQPQVYEYFKSETPKEAQAEALEADLQKIRASGKPVPPGYHAHLGLLYLSMGKDDQMVQQLRTEKTLFPESGTYMDFLLKNAKTGDAQ
- a CDS encoding CsgG/HfaB family protein → MISRMLVSGIAIAVLGTLAGSLAGCATESSRALPVAKVESAAQAWSGVRIPMAVGKFDNRSSYMRGIFSDGVDRLGGQAKTILITHLQQTNRFSVLDRDNMGEIQQEAAIKGQAQRLKGADYVVTGDVTEFGRKETGDHQLFGILGRGKTQVAYAKVNLNIVNISTSEVVYSTQGAGEYALSNREIIGFGGTAAYDSTLNGKVLDLAMREAINRLVDGMNAGAWKPGN
- a CDS encoding error-prone DNA polymerase — encoded protein: MAARLVRVNQGYAELHCLSNFSFQRGASSALELFQRAKKHGYQALAITDECTLAGIVRAWQAAKSVELPLIIGSEIRIENGPKLVLLVENIEGYQALCGLITQARRRMQKGQYQVLREDFSEPLPGLRVLWVPDTVDDVEEGRWLKQTFGERLWLAVQLHRGQNDQQRLAALLSLADELQIPAVASGDVHMHARGRRALQDTMTAIRHHVPVAEAGLRLHPNGERHLRSLDVLRELYPQTLLDESVKLARRCTFDLSQLRYQYPKELVPDGHSGRSWLRQLTKQGIAWRWENGAPFKVLRQINKELKLIAELGYESYFLTVHDVVRFARKQKILCQGRGSAANSAVCFALGITEIDPDRTTLLFERFMSRERNEPPDIDVDFEHERREEVLQYVFRRYGRRRAALTAVVSTYHASGAIRDVAKALGLPPDQINALADCCGHWSDETPPVERLREGGFDPESPLLHRVLSLTGQLIGFPRHLSQHPGGFVISEQPLDTLVPVENAAMADRTIIQWDKDDLDAVGLLKVDILALGMLSAIRRCFDLLRRHRHKDLSLATIPADDRPTYDMISRADTIGVFQIESRAQMSMLPRLRPQTFYDLVIEVAIVRPGPIQGGMVHPYLRRRNKEEEETYPSPELEVVLKRTLGVPLFQEQVMQIAIVAADYSPGEADQLRRSMAAWKRHGGLEPHKERLAAGMKKNGYSPEFAAQIFEQIKGFGSYGFPESHAASFALLTYASCWLKCHEPAAFACALINSWPMGFYSPDQILQDARRHHLQIRPVDVRASDWDCSLEPIAGEQPAIRMGLRMIKGFREEDARNIESARARGAFADVADLGERAGLDSRAQALLADAGALRGLAGHRHRARWEVAGVQKQLGLFAGLPSQEEPDVLLPTPSVSEDLFTDYATLGTTLGPHPLTLLRDELRARRCRSSRELLEVEHGRPVSVAGLVTGRQRPGTASGVTFVTLEDEFGNVNVVVWRDLAERQRQVLVGSQLLKVDGRWEREGEVRHLIAGRLSDLSPLLNGIRVQSRDFH